A portion of the Osmia lignaria lignaria isolate PbOS001 chromosome 15, iyOsmLign1, whole genome shotgun sequence genome contains these proteins:
- the LOC117600437 gene encoding KICSTOR complex protein SZT2 isoform X1, whose amino-acid sequence MASTKNEEKSILEADTVFLLMKKGFPISRNVRAQWMIEHLDTVITIQTPSFKNKEAPELEVVSVLPKTKVESWSSETSHQYLYRVTSTTSITFLAHKYRMVFNLDLSPSLATIDIEHGEIVIDEVYIATKRFLENIIKPFTIPGSKRIIQPEIYVTIIAHTPFFTNPAQQVLVQGWLVTMDNVSQLTSFIEKQLNILEEKIACITAIASQQLENLRAESERLVGGLFEESNTCLNKSSTSGTNVSIISPESNFVNMLRYGMLALTLLPEHSCAHMIVVSDGIVGTTDVHVLDSVIQQLRATTIACSFLHVGSAYHPHCADGLVPYQDLLHFIARATLGTYMTFISHSAHANETEMNIYHANFLCWQLYREVNCSSLPDYSNWNSKNSLFYEQKSDQLLQKKQIEDKVTCTLSSLLCCRLREGYLIKRANVRDEMLEICFLLLWKSSVSLEYVIVCPWSTKSLSASNTIQYKITIEAPYEFLHDITCLSKKPLKSQYRQGVVNCFWTALTSLTESDTMLAHFSWFPECGWTWYSVPDTIRSGMPVFYLSAYPSPNTVQLSDAACPQFGQIWQPVVSLNPLQWARWMHTQRVTLILSHDRPVPKHLHQANQSGRFQCVQSRQAAAVLYAMLKNWATFVLVENHTYVQFIYREADKPPVSFSLIRINCKALCVVLNIAFAAGTEGVVRHNVVVDLLDRLSKLTLPNRPTEQKETSSCTIIHKSLERILIRYERMPTDLNSIVFPDGTQTNSTRNTQIFGGILTTSLSRYLYHNRWLWHMKRPFVQTIPGITLPRLNITAIARILSTITKMRLVEGFNFTYSAAGIMNMVLEVQMQGVGKGDALYPCIIQYILFPPHVTSNTTVERDSASEEDTDEGTADGEVSMDDFEGFGDFQIVSEIWIEPQCGFSQLPAQSTAAYMHQLQYHEIPDAIARIDEECINALLTLEYLSLLSQVIPSEKSTDIVYGQIYQDSKLLKKSNRNNKNNSASAEESYEGLSMNDEKIHMMHFSFDILNILPKCQQAELLFSMFGNGLTDADRGRESANKILMDNLLEHMKQLHNKELLLTSADSQRFTKMLLNRRRVGGPFLPFFSQKEFPEDSSSNIELNFYPRWKCFVKGISTTHVIITILPASEKDVHLFMSPSYTEECLNESKPDNDFMDDPAARIDEQRNPQDFEGSLVIPVYVYDCSLALLIDTLIDKLKISHNKDIYQDHTFRVSHQECKDFVELKSDYSLKPITSEQKSEDSENTSSDQRSLMEHCKLLSLAHCHCYVVAVYKSLVLQQSLSYEDMEAAVEQCEETLIEINITNYLRSVCRHLSRLSDNDALDELKATVCDDVKPLHDLIKEKFEKIITVAFRPVPAHPEFYYCSPFWSDNEADLVGFERTESIDAMEDLAFHSINTDYASQSLHSTGNMSWPTRDIHNITDLSSHSSEESLDSDFQEQNIYRNEQPLFLQLNCSVRFQSKSGFCSIPVKSLPTCFMEIIQKMEDYKDKNIVGLNLTDLKITLDIICLNLPREVLEISLERYSGLRATSFCSGSPVGSLRTESGSSLENNARNESFQERMSHLPLNQHNAISNLKDEIEWLLQDETATALLDRPYVNEEILNFVANHISESTDRFSCKVEKVALHFVFPSEDSKPKFISELKKLQIDKYCIREEGNLFYFVKNLEQTLADPVTENSKGDNRGLKKKNDNGVEDTGQEKKYCTESNLRAHFKAQKSYSEMSDVIKETSGMSDGCKQEGNSKNGFQWLIDLDNRESSLPNFWLILNVENDYVNVYFHCRFLEIVSPEVNSYWHTQKMLVSQIKCTCRRVNQYLLLQNLHKTSKCSELLETDSSEDYNWKSETANEFSSAMQNSSILNFTPGMFRCRVVWKFTFRLHPRLKTGPGRSGLSRGIKALHGVLDRFAVSNRSNMFVYQENNKNVFYLRLHEQITNGKSLQNKLSESDEQLVVSRSNSVVSLSQVKLNENIASNDTRPRVRSFSEKESNVLNKTEDLIILMVHGISDAGPEVKRDLVQVLQNRLDDAVLEVLSIMLARNPMCKLTPADVHFIQPPKSPESVIQLSIQKYCIPHVVALEFYLRQNILQFLYIPKYTDNRPEYHFQEYSQLEEPTTKSTESDIFLYNQSHSSGSKGIACIALSITGTPEKSSVESLENEEANDSFPETITTQDFENIVSTSVFDKNSGESPPLIEFKIWKQGRVNLETLGQKLRSAVKHAIWDLITEYKFLSTPLIESFERNTLETSVEPKKGQTSAKIESVAIAAQDRFETGEEGKLHSVYCVTLSKWFQFALELGVPSVKKHEVIITHRHAISTIIRELETLIQNQVPDTSCRTFILRDRQPFVEKFVLNEESTRNNENNYVLPENKENVDLPFNVPCDFNKDVSGSCTKCILIARNFYQWKASFDKKVQPELLIPKDQKVLQKFNPLLLESNFVSRQRILLAEVQSNNITIYMYNWSKEKSEKLIKQTTALGTWLSSRSNFLTNVIMHKLGIFHHQLHPSRDQTNSQYFQTVDMESLTKFSSGASHNDGKDWTKFNNRAQNIKHNQFSWNEIIGQMMRDVKPNSHFHNNDDSTVKAVHDLQDLRCREKKGKEDLNKLYAMWQNRSATPNFPVSITALNTFKQYSRLIHFCHTPLLFLPSWRLQSAATRDHSLTLQSSLNQNINVYQQLSQQERKNQSEQTDLVKWHQELCSLMLSEYKQYLQILGFSPVQLEAVDKSSEKQVQQQSYYLKKSMLGGVLLFEIHLSQPFFIVKLHIIECSRFQTKTSSALINQFMLSFVDACDKIKINMHLHSFTYDFHLRCIHSYIAGSGSWSLQQGYHLIHFLDDFNKYYSKAPNYARNLIYSDIVTIRNLTIPGRILYSYLLSHEKTYNMRVFVMKNDHQDAQESEYVLVNLKSTPLISHCDTQDTKYTDDFDVALIVSHLEQSSQGDKSEITLKYYLMLTSKRELYPKREVENNKLGKFRTVYSIEKSVPNTYSESITDIFKESFSIFQECSQESSDKKNDTKASSPTFSSSYNSTSAPIPPPVPNSPLTQNVNPPSVSINTSSPHLIQIRQESINYLGYYSSHEQLMQETIMSQAEAARMHIMNMIERGTLQCRTHLLWNKLLESKSTMNYIEFSELCNLAHVEPLSNLDPRLRPFVNQPVSWYQTLSKVLQNKYQEQHKQFNTPDGNITHLLILHPSFFQVFMMLTIDLHASRGDLYAVYCKSEEL is encoded by the exons ATGGCTTCTACAAAAAATGAG gAGAAATCCATTTTAGAAGCAGATACTGTCTTCTTGTTAATGAAGAAAGGTTTTCCTATATCTCGAAATGTAAGAGCCCAATGGATGATAGAACATTTAGATACTGTGATAACCATACAGACTCCAAGTTTTAAAAACAAAGAAGCACCAGAATTAGAAGTTGTATCTGTTTTACCAAAGACAAAAGTGGAATCATGGTCTTCTGAAACAAGCCATCAGTATCTGTATAGAGTAACTTCTACAACTTCAATAACATTTTTGGCTCACAAATACAGGATGGTTTTTAATTTAGATTTAAGTCCATCACTTGCAACCATA GATATAGAACATGGTGAAATTGTAATAGATGaagtatatatagcaacaaaacgatttttggaaaatattattaagcct TTCACCATTCCAGGAAGTAAAAGAATAATACAACCAGAAATTTATGTAACTATAATTGCTCACACACCATTTTTTACAAATCCTGCACAGCAAGTTCTAGTACAAGGTTGGCTAGTAACTATGGATAATGTCAGTCAGCTTACAAGCTTTATAGAGAAACAACTTAATATATTAGAAGAAAAAATAGCATGTATTACTGCTATAGCTAGTCAACAATTGGAAAACTTAAGAGCTGAAAGTGAACGTTTGGTGGGAGGACTTTTTGAAGAAAGCAATActtgtttaaataaaagtagTACATCTGGTACTaatgtttcaataatttctcCAGAATCGAACTTCGTTAATATGTTGAGATATGGAATGTTAGCACTTACACTTCTACCAGAACACAGTTGTGCAC ATATGATCGTTGTATCAGATGGTATAGTTGGAACTACAGATGTTCATGTCTTAGATTCTGTTATACAACAGCTACGCGCAACAACGATTGCATGCAGTTTTCTACACGTTGGCAGTGCATATCATCCACATTGTGCAGATGGTTTAGTTCCATATCAGGATTTGTTACATTTTATTGCTAGGGCTACATTGGGTACTTATATGACTTTTATTTCACATTCT GCACATGCAAACGAAAcagaaatgaatatttatcatGCAAATTTTTTATGCTGGCAACTATATCGTGAAGTGAACTGTAGTAGTTTACCAGATTATTCAAACTGGAATTCTAAAAACTCTTTGTTTTATGAGCAAAAATCCGATCAACTATTACAAAAGAAGCAAATAGAAGATAAAGTTACTTGTACATTAAGTAGCTTGCTATGCTGTCGTCTTCGTGAAGGATATTTAATAAAACGTGCTAATGTGAGAGATGAAATGCTtgaaatttgttttttattgtTATGGAAATCTAGTGTTTCGCTCGAATATGTAATAGTATGTCCTTGGTCTACAAAGTCATTATCTGCATctaatacaatacaatataaaattactatagaag CCCCGTATGAATTTCTACACGACATCACATGTTTATCGAAAAAACCACTAAAATCACAATATCGTCAAGGTGTTGTTAATTGTTTCTGGACAGCATTGACTTCTTTAACAGAGAGTGATACTATGCTTGCACATTTTAGCTGGTTTCCAGAATGTGGTTGGACTTGGTATAGTGTACCAGATACCATTAGAAGCGGCATGCCAGTCTTTTATTTGTCAGCTTATCCTTCACCTAATACAGTACAACTTAG TGATGCAGCATGCCCACAATTTGGACAAATATGGCAACCAGTAGTATCTTTAAATCCTTTACAATGGGCTCGTTGGATGCATACACAAAGAgtaacattaattttatcaCACGATAGGCCAGTGCCAAAACATTTACACCAGGCAAATCAAAGCGGTCGTTTTCAGTGTGTTCAAAGTCGTCAGGCAGCTGCCGTTCTCTACGCCATGTTAAAAAATTGGGCAACGTTCGTCCTCGTTGAAAACCACACATATGTACAATTTATTTACAGAGAAGCAGATAAACCTcctgtttcattttcattaattcgTATTAATTGCAAAGCTCTTTGTGTTGTCCTTAACATTGCATTCGCAGCTGGAACAGAAGGGGTCGTTCGACATAATGTCGTGGTTGATCTTTTAGATAGATTATCAAAGCTTACTTTACCAAATAGACCTACGGAACAAAAGGAAACATCTTCTTGCACAATTATACATAAATCTTTGGAAAGAATTTTGATTAGATATGAGCGAATGCCAACTGATTTAAATTCTATTGTATTTCCGGATGGAACCCAAACAAATTCAACGCGAAATACACAGATATTTGGAGGAATTTTGACAACTAGTTTGTCTAGATATCTGTATCATAATCGATGGCTATGGCACATGAAACGACCATTTGTGCAAACAATTCCGGGGATTACATTACCAAGATTGAATATAACTGCCATTGCAAGAATTCTGTCTACAAttacaaa GATGCGTTTAGTTGAGggttttaattttacttattcAGCGGCGGGCATCATGAATATGGTTCTTGAAGTACAAATGCAAGGAGTTGGTAAAGGTGATGCATTATATCCATGCattattcaatatattttatttcctcCACATGTTACATCGAATACAACAGTAGAACGCGACAGTGCATCCGAAGAAGATACAGatgagg GTACCGCCGATGGCGAAGTGAGTATGGATGACTTTGAGGGTTTTGGTGACTTCCAAATTGTTTCTGAAATTTGGATTGAACCACAGTGCGGTTTCTCACAACTACCAGCACAGTCTACCGCAGCTTATATGCATCAGTTGCAATACCATGAGATCCCAGATGCA ATTGCTCGAATAGACGAAGAATGTATCAATGCCTTATTAACTTTGGAATACTTGAGTTTATTAAGTCAAGTAATACCCAGTGAGAAGAGTACCGACATTGTTTATGGACAAATCTATCAAGATAGTAAATTGTTAAAGAAAAGTAATAGAAATAACAAGAATAACAGTGCCAGTGCTGAAGAATCATATGAAGGATTATCAATGAACGATGAAAAAATACATATGATGCATTTCTCTTTTGATATACTAAATATACTACCAAAATGTCAACAAGCAGAACTATTATTTTCTATGTTTGGCAATG GTTTAACTGATGCTGACCGAGGACGAGAAagtgcaaataaaattttaatggaTAATTTGCTAGAGCACATGAAACAATTGCACAACAAAGAACTTTTATTAACTTCAGCTGATTCACAGAGATTCACAAAAATGCTTCTTAATAGACGTCGTGTTGGTGGtccatttttaccatttttttccCAAAAAG aatttccaGAGGATTCTTCATCTAATATCGAGCTAAATTTCTATCCACGTTGGAAGTGTTTTGTAAAAGGAATTAGTACAACACATGTAATTATTACAATCTTACCTGCATCAGAAAAGGATGTCCATTTATTTATGTCACCCTCGTATACAGAAGAGTGTTTA AACGAGTCGAAGCCGGATAATGATTTTATGGATGATCCTGCAGCAAGAATAGACGAACAAAGAAATCCTCAAGATTTCGAAGGAAGTTTGGTCATTCCCGTTTATGTATACGATTGCTCCTTAGCTTTGTTAATTGACACGTTAATAGACAAATTAAAGATATCGCATAACAAAGACATTTATCAGGATCATACGTTTAGAGTAAGTCATCAGGAGTGTAAAGACTTTGTGGAATTAAAATCTGATTATAGTTTAAAGCCAATCACTTCTGAACAAAAAAGCGAAGATTCAGAGAATACTTCCAGTG ACCAACGAAGTCTGATGGAGCACTGTAAGTTATTAAGTTTGGctcactgtcattgttacgtgGTTGCTGTTTATAAATCATTGGTACTGCAACAATCCCTCAGTTACGAGGACATGGAAGCTGCGGTAGAACAATGCGAAGAaactttaattgaaataaacatAACAAATTATTTGCGATCCGTGTGCAGACATTTGAGTAGATTGTCTGACAATGATGCGTTAGATGAACTGAAGGCTACTGTGTGCGACGATGTTAAGCCCTTACACGATTTAATTAAAGAGAAATTTGAGAAGATAATTACAGTTGCCTTTAGACCCGTACCTGCGCACcctgaattttattattgttcacCATTTTGGTCGGATAATGAAGCG gATCTTGTTGGATTTGAAAGAACAGAAAGCATCGATGCAATGGAGGATCTCGCATTTCATTCAATAAATACTGATTATGCATCGCAAAGCCTTCACAGTACGG GAAATATGTCGTGGCCAACCAGAGATATACATAATATAACAGATCTTTCAAGTCATAGCTCTGAAGAATCTCTCGACAGTGATTTTCAGGAACAGAACATTTATAGAAACGAACAACCTCtctttttacaattaaattgtTCTGTGCGATTTCAATCCAAGTCTGGGTTTTGTAGTATTCCTGTAAAGTCTCTACCAACTTGTTTCatggaaattattcaaaaaatggAAGATTATAAAGACAAAAACATAGTTGGTTTAAATTTAACCGATTTAAAAATCACTTTGGATATCATTTGCTTAAATCTACCAAGGGAGGTGTTAGAAATAAGCCTGGAACGCTATTCAGGTTTGAGAGCAACATCCTTTTGTAGCGGTTCTCCAGTTGGTAGCTTGCGAACGGAAAGTGGAAGCAGTTTGGAAAATAATGCTAGAAACGAGTCGTTTCAAGAAAGAATGTCCCACCTTCCTTTGAATCAGCATAATGCTATCAGCAATTTGAAAGACGAAATCGAGTGGCTTTTACAAGATGAAACTGCAACTGCTCTTTTGGATCGGCCATATGTAAACGAAGAGATTTTAAATTTCGTCGCGAATCATATTTCAGAATCAACGGATAGATTTAGTTGTAAAGTAGAGAAAGTAGCTTTGCATTTTGTTTTTCCTTCGGAAGATAGTAAACCAAAATTCATAAGCGAATTGAAGAAACTCCAAATCGACAAATATTGTATTCGAGAAGAAGggaatctattttattttgtgaagAATTTGGAACAAACATTGGCTGATCCTGTGACTGAAAATTCCAAAGGTGATAATAgaggattaaaaaagaaaaatg aCAATGGTGTGGAAGATACAGGAcaggaaaaaaaatattgtacgGAAAGTAACTTGAGAGCTCACTTTAAAGCTCAAAAGAGTTATTCTGAAATGTCTGATGTAATTAAGGAAACATCGGGAATGAGTGATGGATGCAAACAAGAGGGTAATTCTAAGAATGGTTTCCAGTGGCTAATAGATCTTGACAATCGTGAAAGTTCTTTACCAAATTTCTGGTTGATTTTAAACGTTGAAAATGACTATGTCAATGTCTACTTCCATTGTAG ATTTTTGGAAATTGTGTCACCAGAAGTAAATAGTTACTGGCATACTCAGAAGATGTTGGTTTCCCAAATAAAATGCACCTGTCGCAGAGTAAACCAGTATTTACTGTTACAAAATCTTCACAAAACGAGTAAATGCTCGGAGCTTTTGGAAACTGACTCGAGCGAAGATTACAATTGGAAATCTGAAACAGCTAATGAATTTAGCAGTGCCATGCAAAACAGTTCAATACTAAACTTCACGCCAGGAATGTTCCGATGTCGGGTTGTTTGGAAATTCACTTTCCGTCTACATCCTCGATTGAAAACTGGCCCTGGAAGATCAGGACTTTCCCGAGGTATAAAAGCTTTACACGGCGTACTTGATAGATTTGCCGTAAGTAATCGAAGCAATATGTTTGTGTATCAAGAGAATAATAAGAACGTGTTTTACTTAAGACTACACGAACAAATAACTAATGGAAAATCTCTGCAAAATAAATTGTCAGAGAGCGACGAGCAACTCGTTGTTTCTAGAAGTAACAGTGTAGTTTCGTTGTCGCAAGTTAAATTAAATGAGAATATCGCATCGAACGATACAAGACCAAGAGTTCGATCCTTCAGCGAGAAAGAGTCAAACGTTCTAAACAAAACTGAAGACTTGATCATCCTGATGGTGCATGGAATTTCTGATGCAGGTCCAGAAGTAAAACGAGATTTGGTACAAGTCCTGCAAAATCGTTTAGATGATGCGGTGCTTGAAGTTTTGTCAATCATGTTAGCACGAAATCCAATGTGTAAATTAACTCCTGCCGATGTTCATTTTATCCAACCACCAAAGTCGCCAGAATCTGTGATACAGCTGAGCATACAAAAATACTGTATACCGCATGTTGTCGCTTTGGAGTTTTATTTACGACAAAATATACTTCAGTTCTTGTATATACCAAAGTATACCGATAACAGACCAGAATATCACTTCCAGGAATATTCGCAGCTCGAAGAGCCGACGACGAAGAGTACCGAGTCGGATATATTCTTATATAATCAGAGCCATTCCAGCGGCAGCAAGGGTATCGCCTGTATAGCGTTGTCGATTACAGGAACACCTGAAAAATCATCAGTCGAATCGTTGGAAAATGAAGAAGCAAATGATAGTTTTCCTGAAACGATAACCACTCAAGATTTCGAGAACATCGTGTCTACGTCAGTTTTTGACAAAAACTCGGGTGAATCGCCACCCTTGATTGAATTCAAGATCTGGAAACAAGGGAGAGTTAATCTAGAAACGTTAGGACAAAAGTTGCGTTCCGCGGTTAAACATGCTATTTGGGATTTAATTACGGAATACAAGTTTCTGTCTACCCCTTTGATAGAATCATTTGAAAGAAACACTTTGGAGACATCTGTTGAACCTAAAAAAGGACAAACATCGGCGAAGATTGAAAGTGTAGCAATAGCAGCACAAGATCGGTTCGAAACAGGCGAAGAAGGAAAATTACATAGCGTTTATTGTGTTACATTATCAAAATGGTTTCAGTTTGCTCTGGAACTTGGAGTTCCATCCGTGAAAAAACATGAAGTCATCATCACCCATAGACACGCTATATCTACAATCATTAGAGAGTTAGAAACTCTGATACAAAATCAAGTACCGGATACTTCTTGTAGAACGTTTATTCTAAGAGATAGACAAccttttgttgaaaaatttgttttgaaTGAAGAATCGacaagaaataatgaaaataattatgttttaccagagaataaagaaaatgtaGATTTACCTTTCAACGTACCATGTGATTTTAATAAGGACGTATCAGGATCCTGTACCAAATGTATTTTAATTGCTAGAAACTTTTATCAATGGAAAGCTTCTTTCGATAAAAAGGTGCAACCAGAATTACTTATTCCAAAAG ATCAAAAGGTGCTACAGAAATTTAATCCTTTATTATTGGAATCTAATTTTGTATCAAGACAACGAATATTGCTTGCTGAAGTTCAAAGTAATAAT ATTACTATCTATATGTATAATTGGTCAAAGGAAAAATCTGAGAAGTTGATAAAACAAACTACCGCTTTGGGTACATGGCTTTCTTCGAGGTCGAATTTTTTGACAAATGTAATAATGCACAAATTGGGAATATTTCATCACCAGTTACACCCTTCAAGGGATCAAACAAACTCCCAATACTTTCAAACTGTGGATATGGAGAGTCTTACGAAATTTTCAAGTGGTGCATCGCACAATGATGGAAAAGATTGGACGAAATTTAATAACAGAGCTCAAAATATAAAACACAATCAGTTTTCGTGGAATGAAATAATTGGTCAAATGATGCGCGATGTAAAACCCAATAGTCATTTTCATAATAACGATGATTCAACTGTAAAAGCTGTTCATGATTTACAAGATTTACGGTGTCGtgagaagaaaggaaaag aggatttaaacaaattatatgcaatgtggcaGAACCGTAGTGCTACTCCAAACTTTCCAGTTTCGATTACTGCTTTAAATACATTCAAACAATATTCTCGTTTGATACATTTTTGTCATACACCGTTATTATTCTTACCTTCATGGCGTTTACAATCTGCCGCAACAAGAGATCATTCGCTAACATTACAATCTTCGTTGAACCAAAACATTAACGTTTATCAACAATTATCGCAACAAGAACGAAAGAATCAAAGTGAACAAACAGACCTTGTAAAATGGCATCAAGAATTATGTAGCCTAATGTTATCTGAATACAAacaatatcttcaaatattggGCTTTAGTCCTGTTCAACTGGAAGCAGTAGATAAAAG TTCGGAGAAGCAAGTTCAACAACAATCTTATTATCTCAAAAAGTCAATGCTTGGAGGAGTATTactatttgaaattcatttatcccaaccatttttcattgttaaattACATATTATTGAATGCAGTCGTTTCCAAACAAAAACTAGCAGCGCTTTAATTAATCAA TTTATGTTGAGTTTTGTGGATGCATGTGACAAAATCAAGATTAATATGCATTTGCATTCATTTACGTACGATTTCCATTTACGTTGCATCCATTCATATATTGCTGGTAGTGGATCTTGGTCATTACAGCAAGGCTATCATCTTATCCATTTTCTTGatgatttcaataaatattacaGCAAAGCGCCAAATTACGCGAGAAATCTTATATATAGTG ATATAGTGACTATTCGCAATTTGACCATACCAGGTCGCATCCTctattcttatttattatctCATGAAAAGACCTATAACATGCGCGTGTTTGTAATGAAAAATGATCATCAGGATGCTCAAGAAAGTGAATATGTCTTAGTAAATTTAAAAAGTACTCCATTGATTAGTCATTGTGATACACAAGATACGAAGTATACCGACGATttcgatgttgcacttatcgtGTCACATTTAGAACAATCTTCACAAGGAGATAAATcagaaattacattaaaatattatttaatgttaACTAGTAAAAGAGAATTATATCCAAAGAGAGAagtagaaaataataaacttgGAAAGTTTCGCACGGTATACAGTATAGAAAAGTCTGTACCAAATACTTATTCTGAATCTATTACGGACATTTTCAAAgaatctttttcaatttttcaagaatGCAGTCAGGAGTcaagtgataaaaaaaatgatactaaAGCATCTAGTCCAACTTTTAGCAGTAGTTATAATAGTACGAGTGCGCCAATACCTCCGCCGGTACCTAATTCTCCACTGACACAAAATGTAAATCCTCCAAGTGTATCAATAAATACTTCATCGCCGCACTTGATTCAAATACGACAggaatcaattaattatttggGCTATTATTCATCGCACGAACAATTGATGCAAGAAACAATAATGTCGCAGGCAGAGGCAGCTCGTATGCATATAATGAATATGATAGAACGAGGAACACTTCAATGTAGAACACATCTCTTATGGAATAAGTTGTTGGAAAGTAAATCTACAATGAATTATATAGAATTCTCTGAACTTTGCAACTTAGCTCATGTCGAGCCTTTGTCAAATTTGGATCCAAGGCTCAGACCATTTGTTAATCAACCAGTTTCTTGGTATCAAACGTTATCAAAAGTTTTGCAAAACAAATATCAAGAACAGCATAAGCAGTTCAATACACCAGATGGAAACATTACTCATCTTCTTATATTACATCCAAGTTTCTTTCAAGTTTTTATGATGTTGACCATTGATTTACATGCATCTCGAGGG GACTTGTATGCAGTTTATTGTAAATCAGAAGAA TTATGA